GCGGCACTAACGGATAAGAGCAAGCTTGTCCGCTGGCGCGCGGCTCGTTTCCTTTATGAAGTCGGCACATCCGAAGCTCAAGATGCGCTCACGCTTGCTGCGGATGATCCAGAGTTCGAGGTTGGACTTCAGGCCAAGATGGCTTTGGAGCGCATCGCCTCAGGTGAAGCTGCAGCGGGCACCGTCTGGCAGCAGATGTCAGAACGCCGCCGCAATTAACAGTGAAGTACCTGATTTTGTCATTGCTTTGAGATGTAAACTTGCTTTATACTAATTCCTGTTGTTTATAAATGAATGAAGTAAAGATAGCCTCGTCATACTAGGATGAGGTAGAGGTCGCGGATATAAAGAGTACGCGTGTGGAGACGTTAGAGCCGTCTATGAATCACGCCGAAAGGAATATCTGCCGAAGCTTGCGCTGTAGCTCTTACAGCGGTGCAGGCTGGGGCCGTTGCCGAAAGGCACGGAACTGTCACATTGTAGAGCCTGCGTAAGTAGCAGACTGCAATGTGTTGCGCTATCTTCACAGGGAGTATGATGCGGAGCTGTATAGATGGAGGCCGCAGACATAGTTTGCGGCTTCTTTGCGTTTACAGAATTTGTATGTTTCGTACAATCATCCATAACCTTCTGGAAATCACGAAGTATACCTCCCGTTTTGCGGGAGTCAGCAGCTCAGCACTCCCCGTTCATGAACAGTAAGATTAGATCATAAGGAGTGTCATATTCATGCAGGGCAATCAGCAAAACCCAGCGCAAGGCAACATTAATCAGCCTGCGCTAAAAAAATCGTTCAAAGCAAGACATTTGACCATGATCGCGCTTGGCGGATCTATTGGTACGGGTCTGTTTCTAGCCAGTGGCGGTGCGATCGCTTCAGCAGGACCTGGTGGAGCGCTTCTAGCTTATACGGCTGTGGGTGTAATGGTTTATTTTCTCATGACTAGTCTTGGGGAGCTTGCCACCTATTTACCGGACTCCGGGTCTTTCAGTACCTACGGTACTCGTTTCGTCAGTCCCGCCTTTGGCTTCGCCATCGGGTGGAACTTCTGGTATAACTGGGCGGTTACGATTGCAGCAGAGCTATCGGCAGCTACCGTCATCATTAAATATTGGTTCCCGGACAGTCCTTCCTTTCTCTGGAGTCTGGTGTTTCTACTGCTGATGTTCGGCCTTAATTTCCTATCTGCTCGTGGCTACGGGGAATCAGAATATTGGTTTGCCATTATCAAAATCATTACCGTTATCGCCTTCCTCGTTGTCGGAGTCCTCATGATATTCGGCATTATGGGTGGAGAAGCCGTAGGCTTCAGTAACTTCCAAATCGGGGGCAGCTCCTTCCATGGTGGCTTCTTCGCCTTCGTCGGGGTCTTTATGGCAGCCGGATTCTCGTTCCAGGGTACCGAGCTAATCGGTGTTGCTGCTGGTGAGAGCGAGAACCCACGCCGCAACGTTCCAATTGCGATCCGCCAAGTATTCTGGCGTATATTAATCTTTTATATCCTTGCTATATTTGTAATCGGAATGTTGATTCCTTATACGAATCCTGATCTTCTACGCGGGGGTATCGATGATATCGGAGTCAGTCCGTTTACGATCGTGTTCAATAAGGCAGGGCTTGCAATTGCTGCATCCGTAATGAATGCCGTCATTCTAAGCTCCGTATTATCAGCCGGGAACTCCGGGATGTACGCCTCTACCCGTGTCCTGTATGCAATGGCTAAGGATGGCATGGCTCCACGCGCACTGGGCAAGCTCAATCGCCGTGGTGTCCCTGTTGGCGCTTTGCTAGTAACTACGGCTGTCGGAATGCTCGCCTTTCTCGCTTCATTCTTTGGTGACGGAGCCGTATATAACTGGCTACTGAATGCCTCTGGTATGTGCGGATTTATTAACTGGTTGGGTATTGCAGTCTGCCATTACCGTTTCAGACGAGCATTTATAGCACAAGGGCATTCGCTAGATGAACTACCTTACCGAGCTAGATGGTTCCCATTCGGACCTATCTTTGCCTTAGGACTTTGTATTGTAGCTATTCTCGGTCAGAATATGGGCGCCTTCTCAGGCGGAAATATCGACTGGTATGGTATCGCCGTTTCCTATATCAGTTTGCCGCTGTTTGTCTTGATCTGGGTCGGCTATCGCTGGTTCCGGAAGAGTAATATTATTCCTTTGGATAAATGCGACCTAAGTACTCACCCAGAATAAATAGACCCGTTAAAAGTGGGTGTCTCAAAAGTAACTTTGGGCAACCTCTGAGTGGTAAAATATTGTTAAAATGCAAATAAAGGAGCTAAGCAGTCTGTAGACGCCTAGCTCCTTTATTTTTGGCTTTCCCTGCAGCTAAGCTAGGTGAGAGGAATTAGGGAAAATCTCCCTAAAAGTAGATGGAAAGCTCTTTAATTGAATGCAATTAGGGAATTACTCCCTAATAATTGAGTCAATTATATATATTTACCACCAAATAGGGTGAATTTCAGGGAGGAATTCCCTGATTATTAGTCTTAAGAGCTGAAATCGCTGAATTTCAGGGACATTTTCCCTAATTGTTAATCGGTGGTAATCCAGTTTGTAGGCATTAATGAAGTAACACACAAAGAGACTTACAAACAAGAACCATTAAAAGTCAAGGGACGTCCCGTAGCCATTTAGGCTTATGGGATGTCCTTTTTTTGTTATCCTTCTATTCCCAAGTCACAAACACTTTGAGATCACCCGTATTGTCAAAAGCAGAACTGGAGTAAGATACATCCTCTAGTCCAAGCTTGTATAGCTCCTGCAGGTCATTCTTAAGCTTGGTCCCACTCCCTTGATAACGGAATAATATAGACACTTCACCGGAGGCAATTGCCTTATTCGCTAGCCGAGTCAGATCTCCTACCGAACGTACAATTAGCTCCTCGGCATATAGCTCATAATTGAGATCCTTCTGAAGCTGTTTATAGACAGCCGCATTCTGTCCTCCACGCTCCACAAGCGCAGTCAAGGTCTTATGATAACCTACAGAAGCTGCCGGATAAGACTTCGTCCAGCTATGGTCCTGACGCATCTGGGCATCCGTTCTCAAGTAGTATGCTGTGCTAACCACACCTGCCTTATCAGGTGTCGGGTCATCCCAAGTTGTGTCGAGATGATACCACCGTCCATCTAACAGCACAAGATTCCAGGCATGCAACTGGCTGCGTCCTCCAGGCTGTTTGGCTGTACCCTCAACGATCTTATTCGTGAATCCAGCCTCCTTTAACAGCTTATAGGTCAACAGCGAATACCCTTGGCAAACGGCGCTGCCACTCTTCAACCCTTCATAAGCTGTGTACTTGCGATATGAGGTATCATACTTCAGATGAAGCACCACCCAGTCGTGGATAGCCTTCACCTTCTGATGATTGTTCATGCCCGGCGTTATGATCTTCTTCAACGCAGCCTTCACTTCTTTGTTCACAAAAGCCGTCTGCTCCAACGTCTCCAAATATTTCACTTCCACCGTAACTTTTACAGAGCTTGAGCTTCCTCGATAAGTATATCCGTAGCTGTCTATAATGTAATACAAATAAGGGTCACTAGCCATCGCTTGATCCAGGGCCGCTTGTATTTTCGTTTTCAAATTTGAAGCTTTGCTCTCATAAGTAAAAGTAATGGTCTCTCTACGATTGTTCATTGCACCCGTTAGCTTCTGCGCTACTTCGTTTACAGAACGAAGGGTGGGTGAACTCGAAGCCGCATAAGCATGACCCCAGCCCCAATAAATCATTGGTGGAATAGCAGCGAATATAATCACTCCTCCCAGAATGATCTTTACTAGTGTAAAGCGTTTTTTCCACATATATATTCCGTTCCTCCGGCTCCTATAGACTTATAATGAACCCTACCATTTAATAGATAATGAGCGTTTAGGTAAAAAAAGACTGCTC
This Paenibacillus sp. FSL R5-0345 DNA region includes the following protein-coding sequences:
- a CDS encoding amino acid permease, with amino-acid sequence MQGNQQNPAQGNINQPALKKSFKARHLTMIALGGSIGTGLFLASGGAIASAGPGGALLAYTAVGVMVYFLMTSLGELATYLPDSGSFSTYGTRFVSPAFGFAIGWNFWYNWAVTIAAELSAATVIIKYWFPDSPSFLWSLVFLLLMFGLNFLSARGYGESEYWFAIIKIITVIAFLVVGVLMIFGIMGGEAVGFSNFQIGGSSFHGGFFAFVGVFMAAGFSFQGTELIGVAAGESENPRRNVPIAIRQVFWRILIFYILAIFVIGMLIPYTNPDLLRGGIDDIGVSPFTIVFNKAGLAIAASVMNAVILSSVLSAGNSGMYASTRVLYAMAKDGMAPRALGKLNRRGVPVGALLVTTAVGMLAFLASFFGDGAVYNWLLNASGMCGFINWLGIAVCHYRFRRAFIAQGHSLDELPYRARWFPFGPIFALGLCIVAILGQNMGAFSGGNIDWYGIAVSYISLPLFVLIWVGYRWFRKSNIIPLDKCDLSTHPE
- a CDS encoding transglutaminase domain-containing protein, with protein sequence MWKKRFTLVKIILGGVIIFAAIPPMIYWGWGHAYAASSSPTLRSVNEVAQKLTGAMNNRRETITFTYESKASNLKTKIQAALDQAMASDPYLYYIIDSYGYTYRGSSSSVKVTVEVKYLETLEQTAFVNKEVKAALKKIITPGMNNHQKVKAIHDWVVLHLKYDTSYRKYTAYEGLKSGSAVCQGYSLLTYKLLKEAGFTNKIVEGTAKQPGGRSQLHAWNLVLLDGRWYHLDTTWDDPTPDKAGVVSTAYYLRTDAQMRQDHSWTKSYPAASVGYHKTLTALVERGGQNAAVYKQLQKDLNYELYAEELIVRSVGDLTRLANKAIASGEVSILFRYQGSGTKLKNDLQELYKLGLEDVSYSSSAFDNTGDLKVFVTWE